The sequence below is a genomic window from Roseiconus lacunae.
GCCAATCGATTTCTGCCAAGTCCGGTCGGCGATCAATGATTCACCGTAATGCAACTGCGTTCCGGCGTCGGTATCCATCAAATCTGGCTTCGGAAGCCCCAGGGATTCAATCATCTCCAGGGCGCTGTCAAGGCGACGCCCCGTCGCGATCCCGAACCCGATGTGTTCGTTGTCGTTGAGGAAATCAACGAAGTCGGCGAGCGCTTGGTCATCCCCGGTCAGGGTGTTATCCAGGTCGGTGATGATCAATCGATCGAATTCAGGAAGTCGTCTCGCCGGTCGATTGATCATTTTGTGTGACGTCGATCGGTCGACGACTTCGCGGATATCGCGAACATAGCGAGCGGCATGGTTTTTCCATGCATAGTGCTTGCGAGTTCCTTCGATCCCGTTGGCCGAATATCGGTCCCACACTTCCGGTTCGGTGAGCACACGCAGCAGCGATCGCTCGATATCATCCTCATCAAGCGGGTCGATCAGCAGGCCGTTTTCGCAATTGGCGATGATGTCTCGTGGGCCACCGTCATTGGTCGCGACGATCGGTAAGCCGGTCGCGCCGGCTTCCAGCAGAGTCAATCCAAACGGCTCGGTCAAAGCCGGATTGATAAATACGCCTCGTGACTGGGCGGCAAGTCGGTACAAATCAGGGACATCTGACGGGCGGTGCGACTTCGGATAAGCGACCTTCCCATACAGGTCGTACTTGTCGATCAGATGCAGGATATTGGTGATGACCGATTGTTGGCCTTTCGGAAGTTCTCTGAGATCATCTCTCGTCCCGAGCACCAGCACTAGGTTGGCCGCCTCTTGCAAGTAGTGACTTTCGCCATAGACCTTGACCAGCATCTCAAGGTTCTTGCGTTCATCCGGCCTGGCCATCGCCAGAATCATCGGCTTGTTTGGTTCTCGAAGGAATGCATCAAGCGCCCCAGCGATTTCTGGTGTGCCGTCCCTTGGCGGTGTCGGCGTAAAGGACGATAGGTCCACACCCGGAGGAATGACTTCCATACGTCCTGGGACGTAATGGTCGTAGAGCTGATACTGTTGCTCGACCTCTTGATGAGTACTCGTAACGACCATCGATGCCGTTTCAAGCGCGAACTCCTCGGCCTCGATCCGCTGACGAAACCGATAACGTTTCTCGAGCGTTTCGGCGGAGGACTTACCGTGTGCTAGCCGCTCGCGTTTGACTCGACCAAGCGAGTGACCGGTGAAAACGTACGGGACGTGTAACAATCGCGCCAGGTGAGCACCTGCCAGACCGGCATCGGCGTAATGTCCATGGATCACATCCGGGATGCCATTTCGCTTGAAATGGACCAGGGCCTGATCGATGAACATTTCGATGAATGGCCAGAGAGACTCCTTGCGCAAGTATCGCTTCGGACCGAAGGGGATGCGGACGATTTTTGCCCCTTCACATAACTCTTCTTCGAGTGCCGAATAATCCGAAGAAACTTTAGGATCGACGATCTGCCGGGTCAGCAACTCGACTTCGGCGACGTCATTTCGGTTGGCCAACTCGCGAGCCAATTCGACGACATATTTGATCTGTCCACCGGTGTCGGCGTCGCGACCAAGCTCAGGCTCGTGACCACGGACAAGTCCATGCAAACTGATTAGGCAGACTTTCAACGCTCGATTTTCTTGTTCCTGGACGGCCGGTTCGTCGGGGGACTCTTGGGGACTCGGCAAACTCTGTAGTGAATTGGATTCAGGCTCGATGACAAAGCTCATGAGTGTGCGAATGAATTGGGAACTGCAAAGCCGCTGACGGTCCACCCGTCGATACGGCTTTTCGACGCTTGGTTGTCTTGCAAATAATGCAATCGATATGCCAAAACGGCACTGCGGACAGACAGCGATCATTCGGCCCCCCTTATACTGCTCTACCGAAGGCAGAATGGTGAGGGGGCGACGTCATCTGGCACGATGATCGCAGCAACGCTTGCTCGAACCCTGTTCTCATATTCCCACGGCTTCTCAATCCCTGTGGTGGTCGGAAAACGACCAGGCCGCGCGGTGACCGCGCAGGCCCCGGGATTTGCTATCTAAAACCGAGACGGGGTATCTCGGCGGCAAAGTAACGAATAGGGTAGCGTACCATGGGTGTCTTCGAATCGATGGCCATCGTACGTCGAGCTACGTCTGTGACGACCCTTCGCCATTTTCGACAAGTGCGATCACGGAGCACTTCGATTGAGGCTCGACGGGTTCGTCGACCGTGTCAAGCTTCAACTGCTTTTGCTCATCAATGATGCATAACAGCTCAACTTGCTTGCGTTGGGCGACAAAATCTTCGAAGCCAAATTCATCGCTGAGTCGAGTTGTTTTCAGTTCCCAGCCGTCTTTGAATCGCCGTTCCAGTTCTTGGAATTTCAGGCCTTTGGCGAACAGTCCTCGGCCGGTCAAAGACTTATCGATGGTCCGCCCGGCTTTTTCATCGAAGGTCAATTGATACACGTTTGCACGTCCGAAAAGGCTCCGGCATTCGCGGACGGCGAAGGTGTTGACTTCGTTGTTTGACGTCATCGCCATCATTTGCCCAATACCACCAAGCGGCAACGCATCTCGGGCATGTTCGTTGGCGATGTTGACACAGTGGGCGTTCAAGCCAGCCATCTTTGCGAGCGAGACTTTCGCGAAATTGGTATCGACAATCACGACTGGCACATTCGCGTCTTTGAGTTCGAGAGCGAACTCCCGCACCCAAGGGTCGGCGCCGACGATCAAGACACCGCTAGAGTCTTTGTCGGCGAGTCCGAGCCAATTCGCCAACGGCGTCGCGCCTAGCCCATAGATCGCGACGGTACCGATGATGGTC
It includes:
- a CDS encoding HAD-IIB family hydrolase, giving the protein MSFVIEPESNSLQSLPSPQESPDEPAVQEQENRALKVCLISLHGLVRGHEPELGRDADTGGQIKYVVELARELANRNDVAEVELLTRQIVDPKVSSDYSALEEELCEGAKIVRIPFGPKRYLRKESLWPFIEMFIDQALVHFKRNGIPDVIHGHYADAGLAGAHLARLLHVPYVFTGHSLGRVKRERLAHGKSSAETLEKRYRFRQRIEAEEFALETASMVVTSTHQEVEQQYQLYDHYVPGRMEVIPPGVDLSSFTPTPPRDGTPEIAGALDAFLREPNKPMILAMARPDERKNLEMLVKVYGESHYLQEAANLVLVLGTRDDLRELPKGQQSVITNILHLIDKYDLYGKVAYPKSHRPSDVPDLYRLAAQSRGVFINPALTEPFGLTLLEAGATGLPIVATNDGGPRDIIANCENGLLIDPLDEDDIERSLLRVLTEPEVWDRYSANGIEGTRKHYAWKNHAARYVRDIREVVDRSTSHKMINRPARRLPEFDRLIITDLDNTLTGDDQALADFVDFLNDNEHIGFGIATGRRLDSALEMIESLGLPKPDLMDTDAGTQLHYGESLIADRTWQKSIGFAWHPNAISDCLDGVDGLTKQSDDRQSDFKISYDMDPKKVTVAEVKKRLRSAGLRARVVLSLGMFLDIIPVRGGSGLSMRHVLWKWGFSPSNVLVAGDSGNDAGMLLGGTLGVVVANHSRELNRLKNRPRIYFAERSHAGGILEGIEYYNFFDKITIPNDRID